From Rubripirellula reticaptiva, the proteins below share one genomic window:
- a CDS encoding leucine-rich repeat domain-containing protein, whose product MRISLNSLAAFLLLTSLAMFVCESPPAKADDPAKADPAKKEKSAAPVSIFKDKNLEAAVRAEVYAKRNSSDPIVASDVANISRVVGKGKEIADLSGLEHCKALMLIDFENNQIKDLTPIAELKRLQSVTLAGNKIRDIKPLQGLVAMQLLDLSKNQIDDLAPIKEMSNLRTLYVANNQLKSIESLSSLTKVWSLDLSQNQISNLSPIRKFGWLTTLDITGNEVESLESLTELHELDILMMSRNKVKDLSPLVKMCRKDAEGDRRFAPYLDVYLGENPIDEKAKTQQVNKLQSFGVDVYDQ is encoded by the coding sequence ATGCGAATCTCGCTCAACTCTCTCGCAGCGTTTCTGCTGCTTACCAGTCTCGCAATGTTTGTTTGTGAGTCACCCCCTGCGAAAGCTGACGATCCCGCCAAAGCAGATCCCGCAAAGAAAGAAAAGTCTGCGGCGCCTGTTTCAATCTTCAAGGATAAAAACCTAGAAGCAGCGGTTCGCGCCGAAGTCTACGCGAAGCGAAATTCCAGCGATCCGATCGTGGCGAGCGATGTGGCCAACATTTCGCGAGTGGTCGGTAAAGGCAAAGAAATCGCCGATCTTTCGGGGCTAGAGCACTGCAAGGCTCTGATGTTGATCGACTTCGAGAATAACCAAATCAAAGATTTGACGCCGATCGCCGAACTGAAACGGTTGCAGTCGGTAACACTAGCCGGCAACAAAATTCGCGACATCAAGCCACTCCAAGGATTGGTGGCGATGCAATTGTTAGATTTGTCAAAGAACCAGATTGACGATCTGGCGCCGATCAAGGAAATGTCTAATCTGCGAACACTGTATGTCGCGAATAACCAGTTGAAGTCGATCGAGTCGCTTTCGTCACTAACGAAGGTTTGGTCACTCGATCTTTCGCAGAATCAGATCAGTAACCTGTCGCCGATCCGCAAGTTTGGTTGGTTAACGACGCTGGATATCACCGGAAACGAAGTTGAATCGCTTGAATCGCTTACCGAACTTCACGAGTTGGACATATTGATGATGTCGCGCAACAAGGTCAAAGACCTTTCGCCGTTGGTGAAAATGTGCCGGAAAGATGCCGAGGGCGATCGCCGTTTCGCGCCGTACTTGGACGTTTATCTAGGTGAAAACCCGATCGACGAAAAAGCCAAGACGCAGCAGGTCAACAAGCTGCAATCGTTTGGCGTTGACGTGTACGACCAGTGA
- a CDS encoding formyltransferase family protein, which translates to MEVVITALGPDNVGLADPIIHHVTGRGARIAEIQMYDHDEEQLFAMICRIDIPPNEYEPLVDAMRQIGDHTKLAIRVWGSQRHPGKKPRVAVCGTYVEHTPRAVLEAIADGTIDAEAAVLISNRKKLAPLAAEFDIPFRMIGDAQGSADDSQMVVALDEFDVDYIVLARYMRVLPPSTCWQYAGGRIINLHHGLLPGFPGFRPYHDAFAARMLTFGATCHFIIPELDAGNQTINQRTFSVAPGTSLETIIEKGGRENEPACLVEGVRRVVNREVYLHFHRVVARAQV; encoded by the coding sequence GTGGAAGTCGTCATTACCGCCCTCGGTCCCGACAACGTTGGATTGGCCGATCCGATCATTCACCACGTCACAGGACGGGGGGCACGGATCGCGGAAATCCAGATGTATGACCACGACGAAGAACAACTGTTCGCGATGATTTGTCGGATCGACATTCCACCGAACGAGTACGAACCGCTGGTCGACGCGATGCGGCAAATCGGCGACCACACCAAACTTGCGATCCGAGTCTGGGGCAGCCAACGACACCCCGGCAAGAAACCTCGCGTCGCGGTCTGTGGAACGTATGTCGAACACACACCGCGCGCCGTTTTAGAAGCGATCGCCGACGGAACGATCGATGCCGAAGCAGCGGTGCTGATCAGCAACCGAAAAAAGCTGGCACCACTGGCCGCCGAGTTTGACATCCCGTTCCGAATGATTGGTGATGCCCAAGGCAGTGCTGATGATTCACAAATGGTGGTCGCACTCGACGAGTTCGACGTCGACTACATCGTGCTGGCCCGGTACATGCGCGTCTTGCCGCCATCGACTTGTTGGCAGTACGCGGGGGGGCGGATCATCAACCTGCACCACGGATTGCTGCCTGGGTTCCCAGGATTTCGTCCCTACCATGATGCCTTCGCCGCTCGGATGCTGACCTTTGGCGCCACGTGCCACTTCATCATTCCCGAACTCGACGCAGGCAACCAAACGATCAACCAACGAACCTTCTCGGTCGCACCAGGTACATCGCTCGAAACGATCATCGAAAAGGGCGGCCGAGAAAACGAGCCCGCATGCTTGGTCGAAGGCGTGCGCCGAGTCGTCAATCGCGAAGTCTATCTGCACTTCCACCGAGTCGTCGCAAGAGCGCAGGTCTGA
- a CDS encoding metallophosphoesterase family protein — protein MKRALISDIHGNLEALEAVLADIDVMSVDEIYCLGDIIGYGPNPCECLDLVIRHCKATILGNHDQAALFDPDGFNPMALQAIYWTRDQLDNGPGSSAQINKRWDFLGELPRQVDEGEFKFVHGSPRDPTNEYVFPEYVFDTRKMEILFGKVSQFCFMGHTHLPGVFTTECEFISPDECDHHYKLGREKVLANVGSVGQPRDDNNKSCYVILDTDENSLTYRRVDYDRDKTANKIYNIPDLSDALGDRLKHGR, from the coding sequence GTGAAGCGAGCGTTGATCAGCGACATCCATGGAAACCTCGAAGCTCTCGAGGCGGTGCTGGCGGACATTGATGTCATGTCGGTTGACGAAATTTATTGCTTGGGCGATATCATCGGCTATGGTCCTAATCCTTGCGAGTGCCTTGATTTGGTCATTCGGCACTGCAAAGCCACGATTCTAGGGAATCACGATCAAGCGGCCCTGTTTGATCCAGATGGGTTCAATCCGATGGCACTTCAGGCGATTTATTGGACTCGCGACCAACTTGATAACGGCCCTGGCTCGTCGGCGCAAATCAACAAGCGATGGGACTTCCTTGGCGAACTTCCACGCCAAGTCGATGAAGGCGAGTTCAAATTCGTCCACGGTTCCCCGCGTGACCCCACCAACGAGTACGTATTCCCTGAATACGTCTTTGACACTCGAAAAATGGAAATCTTATTCGGCAAGGTTTCCCAGTTTTGCTTCATGGGGCACACACACCTTCCCGGTGTATTTACCACAGAATGCGAATTCATTTCCCCTGATGAATGCGACCATCACTACAAACTTGGTCGCGAAAAGGTGCTAGCCAACGTTGGCAGCGTCGGTCAACCACGCGATGACAATAACAAGTCGTGTTACGTCATTTTAGACACCGATGAAAATTCACTGACGTATCGCCGCGTCGATTACGATCGTGACAAAACGGCCAACAAGATTTACAACATTCCTGATCTGTCCGACGCGCTGGGCGATCGCCTGAAGCACGGACGTTGA
- the tsaB gene encoding tRNA (adenosine(37)-N6)-threonylcarbamoyltransferase complex dimerization subunit type 1 TsaB, whose protein sequence is MTGNPTDMDSFATNLDVKHSLQLAIETTSRAGSVALFSNDCPVRSVSLDPTRRSAATITTVIESVISDLRGPVSGSRGSEQRIQLISIAAGPGSFTGLRIGVTTAKTLSYALHVRLVAVDSLAAIAAAQFDANPSIDEILVALDAYRGQVFEGRFQRATLLPPIDSDLSGWSALPDDVRVRPMAEFQGDLNRDVSFQSGTLSIAGDAKPFGALADRRMEPACDAIGVGLLGLLAAAKGDFVSPMELVPRYLKASSAEEKAAETG, encoded by the coding sequence ATGACCGGCAATCCCACAGACATGGATTCCTTTGCGACCAACTTGGACGTTAAGCATAGCCTGCAATTGGCAATCGAGACGACATCAAGAGCGGGGTCGGTGGCGCTTTTTTCCAATGATTGCCCCGTTCGATCCGTCTCACTCGACCCAACGCGTCGATCTGCCGCAACGATTACAACCGTGATCGAATCAGTTATTTCCGATTTGCGGGGACCTGTTTCCGGATCGCGGGGTTCAGAACAGCGGATTCAACTCATATCGATTGCCGCTGGTCCTGGATCGTTCACCGGACTTCGAATTGGCGTGACGACGGCAAAGACGTTGAGTTATGCCCTGCACGTCCGCCTTGTCGCGGTCGATTCGTTGGCTGCGATCGCGGCTGCCCAGTTCGACGCGAATCCTTCGATTGACGAGATTCTGGTCGCTTTGGATGCCTATCGAGGACAAGTTTTTGAAGGCCGTTTCCAACGCGCAACCTTGTTGCCGCCGATCGACTCGGATTTGTCGGGATGGTCAGCACTGCCGGACGACGTGCGAGTTCGGCCGATGGCAGAGTTCCAAGGGGACCTCAATCGTGACGTTAGTTTTCAATCCGGGACACTTTCGATCGCCGGTGACGCCAAGCCATTTGGTGCCCTGGCCGATCGACGCATGGAGCCTGCCTGTGACGCGATCGGCGTCGGACTGCTGGGGCTGCTAGCCGCAGCCAAAGGCGATTTCGTCAGCCCGATGGAATTGGTGCCTCGGTATTTGAAGGCAAGTTCAGCAGAAGAAAAGGCAGCGGAAACCGGTTGA
- a CDS encoding YkgJ family cysteine cluster protein produces the protein MSTISPPTKRRRSDYPKSENLCEHCTAKCCHYFALAIDEPDVRRDYDFMRWYLLHDRASLFVDDTTWYLLVHTTCKHLRDDYMCGIYETRPQICRDYTTAECEFEDDWCYEKYFESPEQIDEYADALFGPQFPEADRKPEHSLRSRKPSGLPIA, from the coding sequence ATGTCAACCATCTCGCCTCCGACCAAACGCCGACGCAGCGACTATCCGAAATCCGAGAACTTGTGTGAACACTGCACGGCCAAGTGCTGTCACTACTTTGCGTTGGCAATCGATGAACCCGACGTTCGTCGCGATTACGATTTCATGCGTTGGTACTTGCTGCACGACCGGGCTAGCTTGTTTGTTGACGACACGACTTGGTACTTGCTGGTCCACACGACGTGTAAGCACTTGCGAGACGATTACATGTGCGGCATTTACGAAACTCGCCCACAGATTTGTCGCGACTACACGACGGCGGAATGTGAGTTCGAAGACGATTGGTGTTACGAAAAATATTTCGAGAGCCCCGAACAAATCGACGAATACGCCGACGCGCTCTTCGGTCCTCAGTTTCCCGAGGCCGATCGTAAACCCGAACACTCGCTAAGAAGCCGAAAGCCGTCGGGATTGCCGATTGCTTAA
- a CDS encoding metallophosphoesterase family protein, translating into MTRTAILSDIHGNLAALEAVMEDVRGENVDRIVCLGDVIGYGPSPCECLDQVMEFDFCVLGNHDSSALFDPEGFNIAAEQAIFWTRSQIECGQDGPEASQRRMKYLCSLPRLVDEGDTMFVHGSPRSPTNEYVFPEDTQNIKKMEKLFSLVTHLCFQGHTHVPGVFTSDLRFIRPIDTGFGYSVADKTQRLLVNVGSVGQPRDGDSRSCYVIYDDEKLEFRRVVYDIERTVKAIEAEPDLDDLLGYRLREGR; encoded by the coding sequence GTGACAAGAACCGCCATCCTAAGTGATATCCACGGAAACTTAGCCGCACTCGAAGCCGTTATGGAAGACGTTCGCGGCGAAAATGTGGATCGCATCGTTTGTTTAGGTGATGTGATCGGTTACGGCCCGTCGCCATGCGAATGCCTCGATCAGGTCATGGAATTTGATTTCTGCGTCTTGGGTAACCACGACAGCAGCGCGTTATTCGATCCGGAAGGATTCAATATCGCCGCCGAACAAGCCATCTTTTGGACTCGTTCGCAGATCGAATGCGGTCAAGACGGCCCCGAAGCCAGCCAGCGGCGGATGAAATATCTGTGCTCGTTGCCGCGATTGGTCGACGAAGGCGACACCATGTTCGTTCACGGATCGCCACGCAGCCCAACCAACGAATACGTCTTTCCCGAAGACACGCAAAACATCAAGAAGATGGAAAAGCTGTTCTCGCTGGTCACTCACCTGTGTTTCCAAGGACACACTCACGTCCCAGGCGTCTTCACCAGCGATCTGCGATTCATCCGCCCCATCGACACGGGTTTCGGATACTCTGTCGCCGACAAGACTCAGCGATTGCTGGTCAACGTAGGCAGTGTGGGACAACCACGTGACGGCGATTCAAGAAGTTGCTACGTCATCTACGATGACGAGAAACTTGAATTCCGTCGAGTCGTGTACGACATTGAACGAACGGTCAAGGCAATTGAAGCCGAACCTGATCTCGATGATCTTTTGGGCTATCGCCTTCGCGAAGGTCGATAA
- a CDS encoding sigma-70 family RNA polymerase sigma factor → MSHFETAVNPEDAELKEAVSNTRRKTPTTSRSAQSPLETYLREINETALLTAADEQELAGRIAQGDVMARDRMVRANLRLVVNIARGYTGKGLGLQDLIEEGNLGLLRAVEGFDPSVGTRFSTYASYWIKQSIKRALINSSKTIRIPAYMVELLSKWRRATARLNEELGRTPTNEEVARMLGLPKKKLPIIRKAIRISNSTPQSDQSESGWSLGEMVMDDRVKAPDEEMLDHDILRHAMSLLGDLEDREATVLKLRFGLDGDEPKTLKEIGAEMGLTRERVRQIETEALRRLADGLTDPRDR, encoded by the coding sequence ATGAGTCATTTCGAAACCGCCGTCAATCCTGAAGACGCCGAGCTAAAAGAAGCCGTTTCCAATACACGGCGCAAGACCCCGACAACATCTCGGTCGGCGCAATCGCCCTTGGAAACTTATCTCCGAGAAATCAACGAAACGGCGTTGTTGACCGCCGCTGACGAACAGGAGCTCGCCGGGCGAATCGCTCAAGGCGACGTGATGGCACGCGACCGAATGGTTCGCGCAAACCTCCGGTTGGTCGTCAACATTGCTCGTGGCTACACCGGCAAAGGGCTAGGCCTGCAAGACTTGATCGAAGAAGGCAATCTCGGGTTGCTTCGCGCTGTCGAAGGCTTCGACCCAAGTGTGGGAACGCGTTTTAGTACCTATGCAAGTTACTGGATTAAACAGTCCATCAAACGCGCTCTGATCAACAGTTCCAAAACAATTCGCATTCCTGCTTACATGGTCGAATTGCTTAGCAAGTGGCGACGCGCAACCGCTCGGTTGAACGAAGAGCTCGGTCGCACGCCAACCAACGAAGAAGTGGCACGAATGTTGGGCCTGCCGAAAAAGAAGTTGCCAATCATTCGCAAAGCAATCCGCATCAGTAACAGCACCCCGCAAAGTGATCAGTCCGAATCGGGGTGGTCGCTGGGCGAAATGGTGATGGACGACCGAGTCAAGGCTCCCGACGAAGAGATGCTCGACCACGACATCCTGCGTCACGCGATGAGTTTGCTAGGTGACTTGGAAGATCGCGAGGCGACGGTTTTGAAACTTCGCTTCGGCTTGGACGGCGACGAGCCAAAAACACTGAAAGAGATCGGCGCCGAAATGGGACTGACCCGCGAGCGGGTTCGACAAATCGAGACCGAAGCATTGCGGCGTCTGGCTGACGGTTTGACCGATCCACGCGATCGCTAG